The Bacillus sp. Bos-x628 genome segment ACATTAAACCTCATGGTCAAGACAGTGCCAGGTGTGAAAATCACAGGTGAGATGATGTATAACGGTCAAAATATTTTAAAAGGCCGTGTAGATTTAGTCGATTTACGTAAAAACGTAGGAATGGTGTTCCAAAAGGGAAATCCTTTTCCGCAATCTATCTTCGATAATGTTGTATATGGCCCAAGAATCCATGGAGTCAAGAGCAAACAGCAGTTGAAAGAGATAGCTGAGAAGGCACTTCGGGATGTCGCACTTTGGGATGAAGTGAAAGATCGTCTAAGTGCTCCTGCATTAGGTCTTTCTGGTGGACAGCAGCAGCGTCTATGTATCGCAAGAGCGATTGCCACAAGTCCAGACATCTTATTAATGGATGAACCGACGTCGGCGCTCGATCCTGTTTCGACATTAAAGATTGAAGAATTGATTATGAAACTCAAGGAGAA includes the following:
- the pstB gene encoding phosphate ABC transporter ATP-binding protein PstB, producing MNAAVATEPVAKEVFRVNDMNLWYGQHHALKHIDLTIREHEVTAIIGPSGCGKSTFIKTLNLMVKTVPGVKITGEMMYNGQNILKGRVDLVDLRKNVGMVFQKGNPFPQSIFDNVVYGPRIHGVKSKQQLKEIAEKALRDVALWDEVKDRLSAPALGLSGGQQQRLCIARAIATSPDILLMDEPTSALDPVSTLKIEELIMKLKEKYTIAIVTHNMQQAARVSDRTAFFFMGELIEVNDTNVMFSEPNDQRTNDYISGRFG